The genomic DNA GGCAGCGAGTATTTCTTGTTTGCGCTGTTCTTTGTTTTGCACTGCGATCACTCCTATCCATTTGATGAGAACACATTCACCCTACCACATGCGGGAGGGAAGTGCATGTATTTAGTATGGCGGAGGTGCAGGATTCCATTCTTTTGAAGTGATTCATGTATAATGGACGTAATTCAAAGGGCTTAGAGCCTGTTAGGGAGATTCTTATGAAAACAGATTACGACCGCCTGCTTCACATCGAGACAGATAAACGGCAAATGGGCTTCCACCGGTCTTTTCACTATCATCGATATGAACCGACGCCGTATGAGGCGCTGGATGAGTTTTGCGAGCAGTATCCATTCTCCAAATCAGACCGGGTTGTGGACTTTGGATGCGGGAAGGGACGCTTGAACTTTTATCTTCACCACCGGTTCAAATGTACAACAATCGGTGTTGAAATGAACAGGGACTTCTACCGGGACGCCATGGTGAACTTGGATCATTATCTCCGGCATGCCGGAATCCGGAAAAATAACGTCCACTTCAAGGAGTGCCTGGCAGAGGACTATGCCATTCACCCCCGGGATAACCGCTTTTATTTTTTCAACCCGTTTTCTGTCCAGATCTTCATGAGCGTCATCAATAACATTCTTCATTCCGTAGAAGGGCACCTAAGAGACGTGGACATTATCCTGTATTACAGCCCTGATGATTATATTCACTATATGGAAGATCATCCTCTATTTCGCTTGAAAGCAGAAGTGGACCTGACCGGTCGATTTGCGGAGAATCCATATGAGAAGTTTAGGGTTTATGAGCTTTTTTATGGCGGTGAAGGGTGAAGGGTGTTTCTTTATTTTTCCTTTTTTATGAAACCTTTCATCGCGCCATGCGTACATAGGAGTAGAAAGCGGACGCTTTCATAAGGAGGATGGGACATGTACAAATGGGTGTGGGCGAGCTTTTTGATTGTGATCTTGGTGACCATTGGTCTTTGGGTGACAAAAGGAGCGGAGTCTGCCATTCTGCTTC from Rossellomorea marisflavi includes the following:
- a CDS encoding methyltransferase; its protein translation is MKTDYDRLLHIETDKRQMGFHRSFHYHRYEPTPYEALDEFCEQYPFSKSDRVVDFGCGKGRLNFYLHHRFKCTTIGVEMNRDFYRDAMVNLDHYLRHAGIRKNNVHFKECLAEDYAIHPRDNRFYFFNPFSVQIFMSVINNILHSVEGHLRDVDIILYYSPDDYIHYMEDHPLFRLKAEVDLTGRFAENPYEKFRVYELFYGGEG